GGGGCTAAAGCCCCACGAGGCGCTTTTCCTCCCCGCGCTAAAGCGACGGGGATTCCAAGCTACCGAAAGTTTTACTTGATTTTTCGTGCGGCGAATCGAAATGTTTACAGTTTGTCAAACTTATGTAAAATGATAAAGTGTTCGGTTTCCGATTTTACAGTGCGGGAACGAACCCATTTTTCTCTTATTTCCTTTGCCGTTTTACCATCACGAAGCCAACCATGAACGTAATGACCACCATGAGGCAGCGTTTCGGGATTTTTCTAACAGCCATGCTGCTAGCCGTCGGCAGTTGGTTGGGTTTTGTTTCTCCAGCAGCTGCCGAAACCCACACAGTCAAGATGGGTTCCGATAGCTTTTCTTTGGTTTACGTACCCAGCGAAATCGACATCCAACCTGGAGATACGATTAAATTTATCAATAACAAAATTCCTCCCCACAACGTTATCTTCGATCCAGCGGATATGCCAGCACCGGAACTAGCCGACCAGCTATCTCACAAAGGGCTGATGTATGCCGCCGGCGATAGCTTTGAGGTGACTTTCCCCGAGGATGC
The window above is part of the Geitlerinema sp. PCC 9228 genome. Proteins encoded here:
- the petE gene encoding plastocyanin, yielding MNVMTTMRQRFGIFLTAMLLAVGSWLGFVSPAAAETHTVKMGSDSFSLVYVPSEIDIQPGDTIKFINNKIPPHNVIFDPADMPAPELADQLSHKGLMYAAGDSFEVTFPEDAPAGKYGFYCQPHRGAGMVGQVIVSES